A genomic stretch from Burkholderia pyrrocinia includes:
- the tssF gene encoding type VI secretion system baseplate subunit TssF produces the protein MPLKRKFREELDYMRRLGQVFARNNPQLARYLGEEATDPDVERLMEGFAFLTAKLRLKIDDDFPELTHPLLQLLWPNYLRPLPSATIMQFLPMDRTITERHVIPKGTRMRAREVDGIPCEFRTCADLPIYPLRIDQVSDAHSLEKSTVRVDLSTLSQSPPSTYDCDQLDFYLSGSDYTAMTLYLWLAEYLGEIRMECAGQVRHIPASQVLFHGFAPDQALLPYPKNALDGYRILQEYFLFPRRFFFFGIRGLRSLWPTEQTGQIRLEFVFTRPMPEDVRIRTGDLALYCTPAVNLFEHEAEPVRLTGKAVDYRLSPAGQRTDAYEIFSIDSVDGWKGEGSGKAGEWLRTYQPFESLRHQIDYERGYTTLYYRTRIEPSLTVTGVEHRVSFVRGDEHHYIGRDETVSVSLTCTNRDLPLALGAGDVCIPTPDVPTFVSGRNLTAPTPSYRPVLDGNLQWRLISNLSPTYLSLLSVEPLKAVISAYDFAAHHDIQRRRATQKRLDALLEVVTTPVDRMFQALPIRGIRSVVKLDQTGFACEGDLYLFGTVLSHFLALYSSISSFHVLEAINTTNQEHYAWPMRSGTQALI, from the coding sequence ATGCCACTGAAGCGAAAGTTCCGCGAAGAGCTGGACTATATGCGCCGCCTCGGCCAGGTGTTCGCGCGCAACAATCCGCAGCTCGCGCGATACCTGGGGGAGGAGGCTACCGATCCCGATGTGGAACGGCTGATGGAAGGCTTTGCCTTCCTCACGGCCAAGCTGCGCCTGAAGATCGATGACGACTTCCCGGAGCTGACCCACCCGTTGCTGCAGCTATTGTGGCCGAACTACCTGCGCCCGTTGCCCAGCGCCACCATCATGCAGTTTCTGCCGATGGACCGTACCATCACGGAGCGACATGTGATCCCCAAGGGGACACGCATGCGTGCGCGCGAGGTAGACGGCATCCCCTGCGAGTTCCGCACCTGTGCGGACCTGCCCATCTATCCGTTGCGGATCGATCAGGTCAGCGATGCACACTCGCTGGAGAAATCGACTGTGCGCGTGGATCTGTCCACGCTCAGCCAAAGCCCGCCTAGTACCTACGATTGCGATCAGCTCGATTTCTACCTCAGCGGCAGCGACTACACCGCTATGACGCTTTATCTGTGGCTCGCCGAATACCTCGGCGAAATCCGCATGGAATGCGCGGGGCAGGTGCGCCACATCCCCGCCAGCCAGGTGCTGTTCCACGGCTTCGCGCCTGATCAGGCGCTGCTGCCGTACCCGAAGAACGCACTGGACGGTTACCGTATTTTGCAGGAGTACTTCCTGTTCCCGCGCCGGTTCTTCTTTTTCGGCATCCGCGGGCTGCGTTCACTCTGGCCCACTGAGCAGACCGGGCAGATCCGCCTGGAATTCGTTTTCACCCGGCCCATGCCCGAGGACGTGCGCATCCGCACGGGCGACCTGGCGCTGTACTGCACGCCGGCCGTGAATCTGTTCGAGCACGAGGCCGAGCCCGTCCGGCTGACCGGCAAAGCGGTGGATTATCGTCTGAGCCCGGCAGGGCAGCGGACCGACGCCTACGAGATCTTCAGCATCGACAGTGTCGACGGCTGGAAGGGCGAGGGCAGCGGCAAGGCTGGTGAATGGCTGCGCACCTACCAACCCTTCGAATCGCTGCGCCACCAGATCGACTACGAGCGCGGCTACACCACCCTGTACTACCGCACCCGCATCGAACCGTCGCTCACCGTCACCGGTGTCGAGCACCGCGTGTCGTTCGTGCGTGGCGACGAGCACCACTACATCGGCCGCGACGAGACGGTCTCGGTGTCGCTGACCTGCACCAACCGCGATCTGCCGCTGGCACTAGGAGCGGGGGACGTGTGCATCCCCACACCCGACGTCCCCACCTTCGTCAGCGGCCGCAACCTGACGGCGCCCACCCCGTCGTATCGGCCCGTTCTGGATGGCAACCTACAGTGGCGGCTTATCTCCAATCTGTCGCCGACCTACCTGTCGCTGCTGTCCGTCGAGCCGTTGAAGGCCGTCATCAGCGCGTACGACTTCGCCGCTCATCACGACATCCAGCGGCGCCGAGCCACGCAGAAGCGCCTGGATGCGCTGCTGGAAGTCGTTACCACGCCGGTCGACCGCATGTTTCAGGCGCTACCGATTCGCGGCATCCGCAGCGTGGTCAAGCTCGACCAGACAGGGTTTGCCTGCGAAGGCGACCTCTACCTGTTCGGCACGGTGCTGAGCCACTTTCTTGCGCTGTACAGCAGCATTTCCTCCTTCCATGTGCTGGAGGCGATTAACACCACCAATCAGGA
- the tssE gene encoding type VI secretion system baseplate subunit TssE, whose amino-acid sequence MPRSLGQGSLFERLDPDLPPRRMRSRQALASERIGAIKDHLERILNSRQGSSQSCPGFGLGDLNDAAASQMDLRHQVCQDVRTAVVAYEPRVQVLNVHPITAHGQTGPLHFRLHCLVPVNDSTEDVEIDLLVQHRERWIHVI is encoded by the coding sequence ATGCCGCGCTCCCTCGGCCAGGGCAGTCTGTTCGAACGGCTTGATCCAGACCTGCCGCCGCGCCGCATGCGCTCGCGGCAGGCGCTGGCGTCCGAGCGCATAGGTGCCATCAAGGACCACCTCGAGCGCATTCTCAATAGCCGCCAGGGCAGCTCGCAAAGCTGCCCTGGCTTCGGCCTTGGGGATCTGAACGACGCCGCGGCCAGCCAGATGGACCTGCGCCATCAGGTATGCCAGGACGTGCGTACTGCGGTAGTGGCCTACGAACCTCGCGTACAGGTGCTGAACGTTCATCCCATCACCGCGCACGGCCAGACGGGCCCGCTGCATTTCCGTTTGCACTGCCTGGTGCCAGTCAACGACAGCACGGAGGACGTGGAGATCGATCTGCTCGTCCAGCACCGGGAGCGCTGGATCCACGTGATCTAG